Proteins from one Deinococcus sedimenti genomic window:
- a CDS encoding IS5 family transposase, producing the protein MTRAAYPNDLTDAEWNVLFPLLSQASPIGRPRKWSLREILDGIFYVLRGGIAWRSMPHDLPPWQTIYHYHRLWRLRGVWEALHTVLRELVRQREGRAATPSAAIIDSQSVKTTEAGGPRGYDGGKKVSGRKRHLLVDTLGLVMAIKVHEADIQDRTGAVLLLRDLPNVFPRMEHVWADAGYTGKLASDIKTHLGWTMEIVKHPWSGWQGTWAPKDAPPRVVEVPKGFVVLKRRWVVERTFAWLGKSRRMAKDYEALIETAENLVYEVMIRLMVRRLAKDPP; encoded by the coding sequence ATGACCCGAGCTGCGTATCCAAACGATCTGACCGACGCCGAGTGGAACGTACTTTTTCCCCTTCTATCGCAAGCATCACCCATTGGTCGTCCACGGAAGTGGTCGCTGCGAGAGATCCTGGACGGGATCTTCTACGTGCTGCGAGGTGGGATTGCCTGGCGGTCGATGCCACACGACCTCCCCCCCTGGCAGACGATCTATCACTATCACCGCCTATGGCGACTGCGAGGTGTCTGGGAGGCACTTCATACGGTCCTTCGGGAGTTGGTCCGCCAGCGTGAGGGTCGCGCAGCGACCCCCAGTGCCGCGATCATCGACAGCCAATCGGTGAAAACGACCGAAGCCGGTGGACCCCGCGGCTACGACGGTGGAAAGAAAGTCAGTGGCCGTAAGCGTCACCTCCTCGTCGACACCCTGGGACTCGTCATGGCGATCAAAGTCCATGAGGCCGATATCCAGGACCGCACCGGTGCGGTCCTCCTGCTGCGCGACCTGCCCAATGTGTTCCCACGCATGGAGCACGTGTGGGCGGATGCGGGGTACACCGGTAAGCTGGCGAGCGACATCAAGACCCATCTGGGCTGGACGATGGAGATCGTCAAACATCCTTGGTCCGGGTGGCAGGGGACCTGGGCACCAAAGGACGCACCTCCACGCGTCGTGGAGGTGCCAAAAGGGTTTGTGGTGCTGAAGCGGCGTTGGGTGGTGGAGCGAACCTTCGCCTGGTTGGGGAAGTCGCGGCGGATGGCCAAGGACTACGAAGCGCTGATCGAAACCGCCGAGAACTTGGTCTATGAAGTCATGATTCGGCTGATGGTGCGTCGCCTGGCAAAAGATCCACCCTGA